The following are encoded in a window of Bacteroidia bacterium genomic DNA:
- a CDS encoding ATP-dependent helicase has translation MENFLGNYIRSPYKSFHSFTNYTAKSLKPFLFMEDLKKIIEALNLNQRKAVELIDGPVMVVAGPGTGKTQILSARIANILTQTDVGSHSILCLTYTDAGARAIQQRLIEMIGNDAYNVSVHTFHSFGAEVIRENDSLFSSNELQPISELEQIQLLREILDELPASSRLKKSREYYNQTKQLSEIFKTIKEQSLEASALIDSINQYISEMPTMEEFIYKKKYKEFKTGDLKQGAITKVTEQLQTLIEVVNLYGKFLQKMADRKRFDFADMLIWVRDAFIKYPNLLLSYRERYLYLLLDEFQDNNGLQAQILSLLAGAEENPNVFIVGDDDQSIYSFQGANYRRMLDFEQTYNPETVVLNMNYRSSQKILDASKALIENNSERLVNKVEGLTKELIASHKDYKDIADAPVIVKFTNDQSEILVVANQIVNMIQEQKIAPEKIAVIYRNHAQAIEIANYLSSKKIPINAVRPADILNEPIIINILTLLNYVNLESRKAFTGEHLLFEILHFNFFNLEPLDIAKFALSIANANLKKEERYWRIQLAEQTKKSQQNQLFEPNDFHTKLKRVHENLEYWIKQAHNFTVTELIEKMIAKGGILSYAITSEQKNWDMQVLKTFFDFVQNEVERNPSLRLSELINDLNLMKELKIRINIQRMYGTSTGVNFTTAHSSKGLEYDHVFMIRCTDKIWKAQSQKSPYGLGRVLLYENPYANSTNEESALKEENRRLFFVAVTRAKKSIQISYSTEKDKASEYVSELETSGTCVLKNQSDLLSSENEQNIGLEFIASQFYQHEDNHSTIVEDALLDRFLEQYRMSVSHLNQYLKCPVSFYYDKVLKVPSAKNKYMGFGTAIHDTLDEWIKSYQKDEKHILWDSNRLCEEFVKNIAKQRDAFTDESFEFMKEYGKEKLINFYNKKASYIKQVATIMTEVHITAEFDGIIIRGVADRLDLNGNSAHLIDYKTGSVVNGINKLKAPEENANEDASFEKKHGGDYWRQLVFYKILVESSTHKWQIDTAEIEFIEAEADDIQDYTMQITQEDIEKVKQQINLAYKGIKAKEFNKGCGDKKCRWCNFQKMLHNNGSANFEDLSSNDFEE, from the coding sequence GTGGAAAATTTTTTAGGTAACTACATACGGAGTCCTTACAAATCTTTCCATAGTTTTACAAACTACACGGCTAAATCCTTAAAGCCATTTTTATTTATGGAAGATTTAAAGAAAATAATTGAAGCACTAAACCTAAATCAAAGAAAGGCAGTGGAACTGATTGATGGTCCTGTGATGGTGGTTGCAGGTCCCGGCACAGGAAAGACACAGATACTTTCTGCCCGTATTGCCAATATTCTGACTCAAACAGATGTTGGTTCACATAGTATTTTATGTCTAACATACACAGATGCAGGCGCGCGAGCCATTCAACAAAGGCTCATTGAAATGATTGGCAACGATGCATACAATGTGAGCGTCCACACATTTCACTCTTTTGGTGCAGAAGTGATACGTGAAAATGACAGTCTTTTTAGCAGTAACGAACTTCAACCTATTTCAGAATTAGAACAAATTCAACTCCTCAGAGAAATACTTGATGAGTTGCCCGCTTCTTCTCGCCTTAAGAAAAGTAGGGAGTACTATAATCAGACCAAACAATTATCTGAAATATTTAAGACGATAAAAGAACAAAGCTTGGAAGCATCAGCATTGATTGACAGTATAAATCAATACATCTCCGAGATGCCAACTATGGAAGAATTTATTTACAAAAAAAAATACAAAGAGTTCAAAACAGGCGATCTCAAACAAGGAGCAATTACCAAGGTAACAGAACAATTACAAACCCTGATTGAGGTTGTTAATCTGTATGGAAAATTTCTTCAAAAGATGGCAGACAGAAAGCGATTTGACTTTGCGGACATGCTGATTTGGGTGCGAGATGCATTTATAAAATATCCGAATTTGCTTTTATCATATCGTGAAAGATATCTCTACCTTTTATTAGACGAGTTTCAAGACAACAATGGGTTGCAGGCTCAAATACTAAGTCTTTTAGCCGGTGCTGAAGAAAATCCAAATGTTTTTATTGTAGGTGATGACGACCAGAGTATTTATAGTTTTCAGGGTGCTAACTACAGAAGAATGTTAGATTTTGAACAAACTTACAATCCTGAAACAGTAGTGTTAAATATGAATTATCGCTCTTCTCAGAAAATATTAGATGCATCAAAAGCACTCATTGAAAACAATTCCGAGCGATTAGTGAACAAAGTGGAGGGGCTAACAAAAGAGCTGATAGCAAGCCATAAAGATTATAAAGATATTGCAGATGCACCTGTCATTGTGAAATTTACAAATGACCAATCAGAAATATTGGTTGTTGCAAATCAAATCGTCAACATGATTCAAGAGCAGAAAATTGCACCTGAAAAAATTGCTGTCATTTATCGTAATCACGCACAAGCGATTGAGATAGCCAATTATTTATCCTCAAAGAAAATTCCTATTAATGCTGTACGACCGGCAGATATTCTCAACGAACCTATCATAATTAATATACTTACTCTGCTTAACTATGTCAATTTAGAAAGTAGAAAGGCTTTTACCGGAGAGCATTTATTATTTGAAATACTACATTTTAACTTCTTCAACCTTGAACCACTTGACATTGCAAAATTTGCCTTATCTATTGCTAATGCAAATCTAAAAAAGGAAGAGCGATATTGGAGGATACAATTAGCAGAACAAACGAAGAAATCACAGCAAAATCAACTGTTTGAACCCAACGACTTTCATACAAAATTAAAACGTGTACACGAAAATTTAGAGTACTGGATTAAACAAGCACATAACTTTACTGTAACCGAGCTAATAGAAAAAATGATTGCCAAGGGTGGTATTTTATCTTACGCAATTACATCCGAACAAAAAAATTGGGATATGCAAGTGCTAAAAACATTTTTTGATTTTGTTCAAAATGAAGTAGAACGCAACCCAAGTTTAAGACTCTCTGAATTAATTAACGACCTCAACTTAATGAAAGAGTTGAAAATCAGGATTAATATTCAACGGATGTACGGTACCTCAACAGGAGTGAATTTTACTACCGCACATTCTTCTAAGGGGTTAGAATATGACCATGTTTTTATGATTCGATGTACTGACAAAATTTGGAAAGCACAATCCCAAAAATCTCCTTATGGATTAGGCAGGGTGCTACTATACGAAAATCCTTATGCAAATTCCACAAATGAAGAATCGGCATTGAAGGAAGAGAATAGACGTTTATTCTTTGTTGCTGTTACCCGAGCAAAGAAGAGCATACAAATCAGCTACTCAACCGAAAAAGACAAAGCAAGTGAATACGTATCTGAGTTAGAAACATCCGGCACTTGTGTTCTCAAAAATCAATCAGACCTTCTTTCGTCTGAAAATGAACAAAACATTGGGTTAGAGTTTATTGCTTCGCAGTTCTACCAACACGAAGATAATCATTCAACCATAGTAGAAGATGCTTTGTTAGACCGCTTTTTGGAGCAATATCGTATGTCTGTTTCTCACCTCAATCAATACTTGAAATGTCCTGTGTCTTTCTACTACGACAAAGTTCTCAAAGTACCATCAGCCAAAAACAAATACATGGGTTTTGGTACTGCAATTCACGACACATTGGATGAATGGATTAAAAGCTATCAGAAAGATGAAAAACATATACTTTGGGATAGCAATCGTTTATGCGAAGAGTTTGTAAAAAATATTGCAAAACAAAGAGATGCATTTACAGATGAAAGTTTCGAGTTTATGAAGGAATATGGGAAAGAAAAACTCATTAATTTTTATAATAAAAAAGCATCATACATCAAACAAGTTGCCACCATTATGACAGAGGTTCATATCACTGCTGAATTTGATGGAATAATAATTAGAGGAGTCGCAGACCGTTTAGACTTGAACGGAAATTCAGCCCATTTGATTGATTACAAAACAGGCAGTGTTGTTAATGGTATAAACAAACTCAAAGCACCAGAAGAAAATGCAAATGAGGATGCCTCATTTGAAAAAAAACATGGTGGCGATTACTGGAGACAACTTGTTTTTTATAAAATATTGGTGGAGAGTTCAACACACAAATGGCAAATTGACACAGCAGAAATTGAGTTCATAGAAGCAGAAGCAGATGACATACAAGACTATACAATGCAGATTACCCAAGAAGATATTGAAAAAGTCAAACAACAAATCAACCTTGCTTATAAGGGCATCAAAGCAAAAGAATTTAACAAAGGTTGTGGAGATAAAAAATGTCGTTGGTGCAACTTTCAAAAGATGTTACACAATAATGGCAGTGCGAATTTTGAAGATTTATCTTCTAACGATTTTGAGGAATAG
- a CDS encoding hemolysin family protein — translation MDPDPSPLSTLLVTDMPFVHEPISISLLLLTAFLVFLNGFFVAAEFAIVKVRSSQIQIHSKSNKRIANVAKSIVKHLDSYLAATQLGVTLASLGLGWVGESALTPVILEIFELFNLNNPEWAAIAHKASFPVAFILITIMHIVFGELAPKSIAIRKPTSTTFFVALPLQVFYFTFKPVIWFMNGFANLMLKAIGINIVQGIHDVHSEEELKMIISESQEGGAIEETERNLIQNVFKFDDRTVAQIQTQRKNVSAISIDSTVKEALEYATKEGYSRFPVYEEDLDDIKGVLYTKDLVKHVLSKPESIKIIDIVREPDFVSESTKIKNLLKTFQQKRVQMAIVTNEVGELTGIVTMEDILEELVGEIQDEYDNEDPIVIKIGEGAFVVSAHYSIPDINNNLPVQFEESEDYDTLAGYIAEQYPDLEIKQGDILKLGVYNAKVLKMYRNSVEKVKLNIDIAPKAEDNS, via the coding sequence ATGGATCCTGATCCTTCTCCTTTAAGTACATTGCTCGTGACAGATATGCCTTTTGTACACGAGCCTATCTCAATCTCACTTTTATTATTAACTGCCTTTTTAGTCTTTCTAAATGGCTTTTTTGTTGCAGCTGAATTTGCAATTGTCAAAGTGCGTTCTTCTCAAATTCAGATTCACTCAAAGTCTAACAAACGAATTGCAAATGTTGCCAAATCAATTGTTAAGCACCTGGATTCTTATCTGGCTGCAACACAATTAGGGGTAACTTTAGCAAGTCTGGGTTTAGGATGGGTGGGAGAGAGTGCATTAACACCGGTTATTCTTGAAATTTTTGAATTATTTAATTTGAATAACCCGGAATGGGCAGCAATTGCACACAAAGCATCTTTCCCTGTTGCCTTTATTCTCATTACCATCATGCACATTGTCTTTGGGGAATTAGCTCCCAAATCCATTGCAATTCGTAAACCCACCTCTACTACTTTCTTTGTAGCATTGCCTTTACAAGTGTTCTATTTTACCTTTAAACCTGTAATATGGTTTATGAATGGTTTTGCGAATCTTATGCTTAAAGCTATTGGAATTAATATAGTGCAAGGGATTCACGATGTACATTCAGAAGAAGAATTAAAGATGATTATTTCTGAAAGTCAGGAAGGAGGTGCAATTGAGGAAACTGAAAGAAATCTGATTCAAAATGTTTTTAAATTTGATGACAGAACAGTTGCGCAAATACAAACCCAAAGAAAAAATGTTTCTGCAATCAGCATTGATTCAACTGTGAAAGAAGCACTTGAATATGCTACGAAAGAAGGCTATTCTCGTTTCCCTGTTTATGAAGAGGATTTAGATGATATCAAAGGTGTTCTTTATACAAAAGACTTGGTAAAACATGTATTAAGCAAGCCTGAGTCAATTAAAATCATTGATATAGTTCGCGAGCCGGATTTTGTTTCGGAAAGTACAAAAATCAAGAACTTGCTTAAAACCTTTCAACAGAAGAGAGTGCAGATGGCAATCGTTACCAATGAAGTTGGAGAATTGACCGGTATTGTTACAATGGAGGATATATTAGAAGAGTTGGTTGGAGAGATACAAGATGAGTATGATAATGAAGATCCGATTGTGATTAAAATAGGTGAGGGTGCTTTTGTGGTGAGTGCGCATTACAGCATTCCTGATATTAATAACAACCTGCCTGTGCAATTTGAAGAAAGTGAAGATTACGACACTTTAGCCGGTTATATTGCTGAACAGTATCCTGACCTTGAGATTAAACAGGGCGATATACTGAAATTAGGTGTGTATAATGCCAAAGTGCTCAAAATGTATCGTAATTCTGTAGAAAAGGTTAAACTCAATATTGATATTGCCCCAAAGGCTGAAGACAATTCTTAA
- a CDS encoding efflux RND transporter periplasmic adaptor subunit, with protein MKTKIIIAISVVAIVVLWMIAGKKKSAAVKVTTEQAEKRDIVESVAASGRIYPEVEVKISSDVSGEIIELLVAEGDTVKQGQLLCRINPELYESAMEQMRATLNNAKAGLATYEAQVSRAKASFKQQEANFKRQQKLFEEKVISASEFESAEAAYTMAKAEYETADKNVLAAKFTVESTAARLEESQRNYGRTSIYSPINGIVTSLSVEKGERVVGTSQMAGTEMMRISQFDFVEVRVDVNENDIIRIKKGDSSVVEVDAYKGQKFKGVVSQVARSMKSTAGVSDNNQAVNYEVRVRILPESYQTLIADGNNLPFLPGMTASVDIVTKVKKDVLSVPVSSVTMRNADEFGKDSIAASPITNKADRVEAVFIEKAGKVFVTRVTTGIQDGNYIQILTGVKEGDKVVTGPYGVLSNILQNDMQVEVAAKGEVFKLK; from the coding sequence ATGAAAACTAAAATCATAATTGCGATATCGGTTGTTGCTATTGTTGTGTTATGGATGATAGCAGGCAAGAAAAAGAGTGCTGCTGTTAAGGTTACAACCGAACAAGCCGAAAAGCGCGATATTGTTGAGAGTGTGGCTGCTTCAGGCAGAATTTATCCCGAAGTAGAAGTAAAAATCAGTTCAGATGTTTCGGGTGAAATTATTGAACTCCTTGTTGCAGAAGGAGATACCGTCAAGCAAGGTCAATTATTATGTAGAATTAACCCTGAATTATATGAATCTGCAATGGAGCAAATGAGAGCGACTTTGAATAATGCCAAAGCAGGGTTAGCTACCTACGAAGCCCAAGTGTCGAGAGCTAAAGCAAGTTTCAAACAACAAGAAGCAAATTTTAAGAGACAACAAAAGTTATTTGAAGAAAAGGTGATTTCTGCATCAGAATTTGAATCAGCAGAGGCTGCTTACACTATGGCAAAGGCTGAATATGAAACTGCGGATAAAAATGTGCTCGCAGCTAAATTTACGGTGGAAAGCACTGCAGCCCGATTAGAGGAGTCTCAACGCAATTATGGTAGAACCAGCATTTATTCTCCAATCAATGGAATTGTTACATCGCTTTCGGTTGAAAAAGGTGAAAGGGTTGTAGGTACAAGCCAAATGGCGGGTACAGAAATGATGAGAATTTCACAATTTGACTTTGTTGAAGTCAGAGTGGATGTTAATGAAAATGATATTATTCGCATTAAGAAAGGTGATTCATCTGTGGTAGAAGTGGATGCTTACAAAGGACAGAAATTTAAAGGTGTGGTTAGCCAAGTAGCTCGCTCAATGAAATCAACTGCTGGAGTGAGTGATAACAACCAAGCTGTTAACTACGAAGTTAGGGTGAGAATCTTGCCTGAATCTTATCAAACTTTGATTGCCGATGGAAACAACCTTCCTTTCTTGCCCGGTATGACTGCTTCGGTGGATATTGTTACAAAAGTGAAAAAGGATGTGCTGAGTGTTCCTGTGTCGTCTGTTACAATGCGCAATGCTGATGAATTTGGCAAGGACTCAATAGCCGCTTCTCCTATTACCAATAAAGCAGATAGGGTGGAGGCTGTGTTCATTGAAAAGGCAGGAAAAGTTTTTGTAACACGTGTTACTACCGGAATACAAGATGGCAATTATATTCAGATCCTAACAGGAGTAAAGGAAGGAGATAAAGTGGTTACAGGACCTTATGGCGTTTTGTCAAATATTTTGCAAAATGACATGCAGGTTGAGGTAGCTGCCAAAGGAGAAGTGTTTAAGCTCAAGTAG
- a CDS encoding metallophosphatase family protein yields MKKILILSDSHGLLENDVLKYIEQADEVWHAGDWGSMEVFEQLEKTGKIIRGVYGNIDGGKLRTVLKEETVFVCDGVKIFMTHIGGYPGRYSMGIIDKLKLHHPHLFICGHSHILKIIQDKELQVLHINPGACGRHGFHIFRTMVRIEINEGKITKADVIELGRRTT; encoded by the coding sequence ATGAAAAAAATTCTCATCCTTTCCGACTCACATGGACTGCTTGAAAACGATGTACTTAAATATATTGAACAAGCGGATGAGGTATGGCATGCAGGTGACTGGGGCTCAATGGAAGTATTTGAACAATTGGAAAAAACCGGAAAAATCATCCGAGGTGTATATGGCAATATTGACGGTGGAAAGCTCCGAACAGTATTAAAAGAAGAGACTGTTTTTGTCTGTGATGGTGTCAAAATATTTATGACACATATCGGAGGATACCCGGGCAGATACAGTATGGGAATAATAGATAAACTCAAACTTCATCATCCACATCTGTTTATCTGCGGACATTCTCACATTTTAAAAATAATTCAGGACAAAGAACTTCAAGTATTACATATCAACCCCGGTGCGTGTGGCAGACACGGGTTTCATATTTTTAGAACGATGGTAAGGATAGAAATCAATGAAGGTAAGATAACCAAAGCAGATGTAATAGAGTTAGGGCGAAGAACTACTTGA
- the mdh gene encoding malate dehydrogenase, producing MKVSVIGAGNVGATCADVLAQKDIVNEVVLLDIKENFAEGKALDIWECAPVNLYDTRVTGSTNDYSKTANSEVVVITSGLPRKPGMTRDDLISTNAGIVKSVTENVIKYSPNAKIIIVSNPLDVMTYCAYLTAKKPANEVFGMAGVLDTARYRAFIASELNCSPKDIQALLLGGHGDTMVPLPRYTTVAGIPITELIAKDKLDAIIDRTKKGGGEIVNLLGTSAWYAPGASAAQMVEAIVKDQKRIFPVCAWLEGEYGMNNIYLGVPVVLGKKGIEKIIELKLNAEEQALLNESATHVREVMAVLDKINSQTA from the coding sequence ATGAAAGTAAGTGTAATCGGAGCAGGAAATGTAGGTGCTACATGTGCTGACGTACTCGCTCAAAAAGACATTGTAAACGAAGTCGTCTTATTAGACATCAAAGAAAATTTTGCAGAAGGTAAAGCATTAGATATTTGGGAATGTGCTCCAGTGAATTTGTATGACACCAGAGTAACCGGTTCTACAAATGACTATTCAAAAACAGCAAACTCAGAAGTAGTGGTTATCACATCCGGGCTTCCACGCAAACCCGGCATGACTCGTGACGACCTTATTTCTACTAATGCAGGAATTGTTAAATCCGTTACTGAGAATGTCATTAAGTATTCTCCAAATGCAAAAATCATCATCGTTTCAAATCCTTTGGATGTTATGACTTACTGTGCATATCTAACTGCAAAAAAACCCGCTAACGAAGTTTTCGGTATGGCAGGCGTGTTAGACACTGCAAGATACAGAGCATTTATTGCTTCTGAATTGAATTGTTCCCCAAAAGACATACAAGCTCTTTTATTGGGAGGACACGGAGATACCATGGTTCCACTTCCCAGATATACTACTGTAGCCGGTATTCCTATTACAGAACTGATTGCCAAAGATAAATTAGATGCTATTATTGATAGAACTAAAAAAGGTGGCGGAGAGATAGTAAATCTTCTTGGAACTTCTGCATGGTATGCTCCGGGTGCATCAGCTGCTCAAATGGTTGAGGCTATTGTAAAAGATCAAAAAAGAATTTTCCCTGTATGTGCATGGTTAGAAGGCGAATACGGAATGAACAATATTTACCTTGGAGTCCCGGTTGTGTTAGGCAAAAAAGGTATTGAAAAAATCATTGAATTAAAGCTGAATGCAGAAGAACAAGCACTTTTAAATGAGTCTGCTACACACGTTAGAGAAGTAATGGCTGTCTTAGACAAAATCAATTCTCAAACTGCATAA
- the radA gene encoding DNA repair protein RadA, translating into MAKTKSVFFCSSCGNESPKWVGKCPSCGEWNTYTEETITTKQTNHARVHKNDTLPELISDNFESVENRLFLSDTELNRVLGGGVVSGSVVLLGGEPGIGKSTLLLQTMLHSSYKCLYVSGEESKTQVNMRAKRIGIRNNECYMLPETRIESIITISKQIQPEIIVIDSIQTMESELLESAPGTVSQVKECTAMLIRYAKQTGIPIFIVGHINKDGMLAGPKVLEHMADVVLQFEGEKNYQYRTLRTLKNRFGSTNEIGLFEMLAGGLQAVLNPSDILISDSTDNLSGVAISAGMEGNTPILIEIQALVSPAVYGTPQRNSTGFDTKRLNMLLAVLEKRSGFLFTGKDVFVNIAGGFKPNDPGLDLAVAAALISSYQNIPIQKTTAFAGEVGLSGEIRPAFRIEQRITEAEKLGLQRILISEFTKLQDKNGSTLRIETLSKTDELIEMIF; encoded by the coding sequence ATCATGCACGAGTTCATAAGAACGATACACTTCCTGAACTCATTTCGGACAACTTCGAATCGGTTGAAAACAGGTTGTTCCTCAGCGATACAGAGTTAAACCGTGTTTTAGGAGGTGGTGTAGTGAGTGGCTCTGTAGTTTTACTTGGCGGAGAACCCGGAATCGGGAAGTCCACCTTGTTATTACAAACCATGTTACACAGTTCATATAAATGTCTCTACGTTTCGGGTGAAGAGAGTAAAACACAAGTAAACATGCGAGCCAAAAGAATTGGAATCAGAAATAACGAATGTTATATGCTGCCCGAGACGCGCATTGAATCCATCATTACTATTTCCAAACAAATTCAACCCGAAATAATTGTTATTGACTCCATTCAAACAATGGAATCAGAGTTATTAGAATCCGCACCGGGAACAGTGTCTCAAGTAAAAGAATGCACTGCAATGTTAATCCGATATGCAAAACAAACCGGTATTCCGATTTTTATTGTGGGGCATATCAATAAAGATGGCATGTTAGCCGGACCTAAAGTCTTAGAACACATGGCAGATGTCGTCTTACAATTTGAAGGTGAAAAAAACTACCAATACAGAACACTCCGAACACTCAAGAACCGTTTTGGCTCAACCAATGAAATTGGGTTGTTTGAGATGCTGGCAGGAGGCTTACAAGCAGTGCTCAACCCTTCTGACATCTTGATTTCGGACAGCACAGACAATTTGAGTGGTGTTGCTATTTCTGCAGGCATGGAAGGCAACACTCCGATATTAATAGAAATTCAAGCATTGGTAAGTCCCGCAGTTTATGGAACACCCCAGAGAAACAGCACAGGGTTTGACACGAAAAGACTCAATATGTTGCTTGCGGTATTGGAAAAAAGGAGCGGATTTTTATTTACAGGCAAAGATGTATTTGTAAACATTGCCGGAGGATTCAAACCCAATGATCCGGGATTAGATTTGGCTGTAGCAGCAGCCTTAATTTCCTCTTATCAAAATATTCCTATTCAAAAAACAACTGCTTTTGCGGGCGAAGTCGGTTTAAGTGGTGAAATCCGACCTGCATTTAGAATTGAACAAAGAATCACTGAAGCAGAAAAATTGGGTTTACAACGAATATTAATTTCTGAATTTACAAAACTCCAAGACAAAAATGGAAGCACGCTGCGCATTGAAACTTTATCCAAAACAGATGAACTGATTGAGATGATTTTTTAA